The Devosia sp. genome segment CCGGCGGCTGTCCGCCGATATGGGCAAGCAGGCCGACCTTCAGCGACAGGAAATACTTCGATTCGGCCTCGAACGTGGTCTTCAGCGACTGGGCGAAGGGACCAAAGAAGCCATAGGCGACGAACACGCCAAAGAACGTGCCGACAAGCGCACCGCCGATCAGGTGACCCAGCACTTCGGGCGGCTCGGAGATCGCGCCCATGGTCTTGATCACGCCCAGCACGGCGGCCACGATGCCCAGCGCCGGGGTGCCATCGGCAATGGCCTGCATGGCCGACACCAACCGCTCCTGCTCCTGGTGATGGGTTTCCAGCTCTTCGTCCATCAGGGCGTCCATTTCATGGACATTGTTGGAACCCATGGTCACCATGCGCATGTAATCGCAGACGAATTCCACCGCGTGATGGTTCTTGGCAAAGGTCGGGAAAGCGTTGAACAGCGTCGAATTGTGCGGGTCTTCGATATGCGGCTCGATCCCCAGAATGCCCTTCTGCTGGATCAGCTTGTACATGGAGAACTGCAGGCCCAGCAGTTCGACATAGGCGGCCTTGTTGTATTTCGGCCCCTTGAGAAGCGTCCCGAACATTTTCGGAACCGCCTTTAGCACCGGCGCACCATTGGCGATGATGAAGGCGCCGACTGCAGCACCCAGGATGATGACGAATTCGAAGGGCTGCCAGAGCACCTCCACATGCCCGCCCATCGCCGCGTAGCCGCCGAAGACGCAGCCGAAGACAACTATGATACCGATGATCAGACGCATGGACGCACACTCAAACTCGAACGCAGTATGGATGCGGCCCCCGGAAAACGCACAATGCCGCCACCGCATAGTGCGGATTTAGGCTTAACAGTGCGTGTATTCACCGCATCACTCTTGCAATTGGCGCAATTTGGTTGGCCTGCTGCACGCAGGGACATTCTCAGCATCGGAGCCAAGAAATGCGCCTGACCATCGCCACCCTCGCCCTGACCGCCTGCCTGGTTGCAAACCCGGTTCCTGCCATGGCGCAGGATGAGGAAGCGGTCTGGGACAATATCGAAAACATTCACGGCAATGCCGATGGGTTCTTTGAGGTTTTCGGCCTGCTTCAGGACGCGCTGATGTTCGGCGATCCGGTGACATTCGGGCAGTATGGCCTGTTCCCGATGGCGATTTCCGCCAATGGCGAAGTCTATGACGTGCTTGAACCCGAGGACCTGGTCGATAATTTCGACATGCTGGTTTCCGCGGACACACAGCAGGCCATCCTCGAGCAGGATGTCGCCGATCTCATCGTCACCAGCGAGGGTGTCGGCATCGGCAATGGCGCCATGTGGATCACCAATATCTGCCTTGATGATGCCTGCGCCGAAACCCAGTGGGGCATTTTCAGCATCAACAATTAGGGCTTGCTTGCGCGACGCGCCGCCGCCCGTGCCGCCAGCGCCCTCACCGCGCCGGCTGTGGAGCGGTCGATCTCATCGATGCGCGCGGCTGCCCGCTCCAGTTCCGCAATGGACCATTGCCGCTCGAGCCACGGATCGGCGCGGGAAAAATGCTGTTCCAGCACCCTTACCGCCCCGGCAACCATTTCGGGCGGCCCTTCCCTGAGCGGCCAGGCGAGGCAGGATTGGACCAGCTTGCCGTCCACCTCAGGGGCCTGCAACGCCTCGAGCGCCAGGCCCACGAGGGCGACCAGGGCCACGGGCGCGCGGTCCACCTGCCAGCGCTGGGTCAGCGCCACGCGCAGCAAATCGGGCGGCATATCGGGCAATATGGCGCGCAGTTCGGCCAAAGCCACTTCAGGGTCCTGCGTCGAAGTCGCCCTAACCAGCGCATCCACCCCAGCCATGACCTCACCTTGCCGGGCCACGCCCATTTCGGCCATGCGCTGCCGCTCGGCCTGCACCTGGTGCGGGCTCAACGCCTCATCCAGCCAATCGTAGTTGGCACTGGGCCCATGCAACCACACGGCCTGGTCAAGCGCCGTCTGCAATCTGGCATGGTGCTCCGGGCTGTCGAAAAAATAGTCGCCGATGAGATCTGCGGCCTGCACGGCGGAAAAATCCGAAACGCCTGCGTCAGGTGACACGAGCCCCGCGCACAGCCGCTCAACGGCGGCACCGGCATCGAACCCGTCCAGCCCGTGCGGCGCATCGTAAAAATGGTGCAGCACCGCCTTGTCGAACCAGATATGCGCCGAGAGCGCTTCATTGGCGTCATGCTGATCGATCAGGGCATGAACATGTTCGCCAAGCTCCGCAAAGCCCGGCCAGCACTGTTTGGCAAGCTCTCCCACTCTGGTCTTGAGATCGACATCACCCGCGTCTTCCTGCCTCTCGATTGCGAAAAGCAGGCTGTCGAAGGCTTGTTTACGGATTGGCACCGTCACCTCATCCGCAACGCGGCGCAGCCGGTCGGCGACGGCGGGAGCATCGACCTCGACCCGCGCAGCGGCATCGCGCAGGGTCACGGGCAAACCCGATGTCTTGACGGTGGGCGGGATAGTAGCGAAACCGGCTTCGATTCCCGTTGCGATCTGATCAAGCAGCGGCGCCGCGCCATCCTTCAGCGCCCGCCACAGCATCGGGCTCATATTGGTCTTGCCCAGCAAGGCCAGTCCCGCCAGCGCCGCCAAAGCCTGCGGCCGCCTCTGAACTTCCCAGCCATGCAGCATCAGCGCCTGGTAGTCATGCTCGGACCGGTCCGGCGCTTCCGCCCTGAGCCTGTCCAAAGCCTCGCGCGGCCCGACCGTTTCCGGCAGCAGCGACATGGCAGCCATGACGGCATGTTCCGACGCCACCGCCGCCGATAGTTTCGCATTGGCATCCTGCAACCGGGTGAGCAGCATGTCGCCGGTCGCACGCGTCCGCTGGCGCGCTTTTTCCGCTCGCCGCACCCACCACAAGCACCCCAGCGTGAACACCGCCGTTGCGGCAATAACCAGATAAATCCACTGCATGTCGCGTCCATCGCCAGGATCAGACCATATCCTAGCGCGCCCGAATGACCCGGCCACCCCCGGTTCATGGTGCCAGGCACAGCAGGCAAAAAAAGAACGGCCCGCTGGGCCGTTCAGGGAGTGTATCGCGGGATCAGTTAGACCGTGCCGCGTTCCTTGCGGATCGCCAGGACCTTGTCCACGTCCGCCGCAGCGTGCCGCTCGTGCAGATGCTCGTCCTCTGGCCCACCGGCGGCATTGACGCACCGTCCGCGCTTGACGGGTTCGCGCGCATCCACCTGCTTGGCCCAGCGCAACAGGTTCTTGTAACTCGCAACGTCAAGGAACTCGCCGGCATTGTAGGCGCGGCCCAGCACCATGCCGCCATACCAGGGGAAGATGGCCATGTCGGCGATGCTGTAATCGCTGCCAGACACATATTCATGCTCGGCCAGGTGCCGGTCGAGCACATCGAGCTGGCGCTTGGTTTCCATGGCATAGCGATTGATCGGATATTCGAGCTTCACCGGCGCATAGGCATAGAAATGCCCGAATCCACCGCCGACAAAAGGCGCGCTGCCCATCTGCCAGAACAGCCAGTTCATGGTTTCGGCGCGCTTGGCCGGGTCCTTGGACAGGAAGGCATCGAACTTGTCGGCAAGATAGACCAGGATCGAGCCACTCTCGAAGAGCCGGACCGGCTCGGCCGGACCGTAGTCCATCATCGCAGGGATCTTGGAATTGGGATTGATGGCGACGAAGTCTGATCCGAACTGGTCGCCCTTGCCGATATTGACGAGGTAGGCGTCGTATTCGGCATCATGCCCGGCCGCCAGCAGCTCTTCGAGCATGATGGTGACCTTCTGCCCATTGGGGGTCGCCAGCGAATAGAGCTGGAACGGATGGGCGCCGCGCGGCAGTTTTGCATCATGCGTGGCCCCGGCAATCGGGCGATTGGTGCTTGCAAAGGCCCCGCCATTTTCCTTGTCCCAGGTCCACACCTTTGGCGGCACATATTCAGTCATCGGCCATGCTTTCTGTTTGGTTTGGAGGATGGCAATCGATTCATCGCCTTGTGCCGATATAAGCACACTTGTCCCGGGTGGTAACCCCGCTCGCGTAATTCTTGCCAGTGTGTCCTTGCCCGGCTAAGCCTCCGCAATGATCACGCCACCCTTCTCCATCTTCGCAGTCTCCACGCCCGGACTTGAACTGCCCCTGGCCGAGGAGATCCGGGCTGCCGGGTTTGCAGACGCACAGCTCGTGGACGGTGGCGTGGAATTTGCGGGCAATTGGAACGAGGTCTGGCGCGCCAATCTGGTATTGCGCGGCGCCACCCGCATCCTGGTCCGCGTCGCATCCTTCCGTGCCATGCATCTGGCGCAGCTGGACAAGCGGGCGAGCAAGCTCGAATGGGAAAAAATTCTCCGCCGCGACATTGCGCTCCATGTCGAAGCCAGTTGCCGACGCTCCCGCATCTACCATGCCGGCGCCGCCGCCCAGCGCGTCGCCAACGCTATTCGCGACGGCTTGGGCACCGAAATTTCCGAAACGGCGCAACTGCGTATCATGGTCCGGATCGAGGACGATCTCGTGACCATCAGCATCGACACAACCGGCGAGTCGCTGCACAAGCGCGGGTTCAAGGAGGGCGTGGCCAAGGCGCCCATGCGAGAGACCATGGCCGCCATGTTTCTGCGCCAATGCGGGTTCACCGGCACTGAACCGATCCTCGACCCCATGTGCGGATCGGGCACCTTCCCCATTGAGGCCGCCGAAATCGCGGCCGGACTGCTTCCTGGTCGCCAACGGGCCTTCGCCTTCGAACACCTGCCCGGATTTGACCCCGCAGCCTGGAACCGGATGCGCGAAACGGCGCCGCCGAGGCTACCCGCGATCCAGTTCTACGGCTCGGATCGCGACGCCGGGGCCATCCGCATGGCCACCGAGAATGCCGGGCGCGCCGGTGTCTCGACCCTGACGCGGTTCACCCAGGCGAGCATCGAGACCCTCGAGCCGCCCCAGGGCGAACCGGGTCTCGTCATCGTCAACCCGCCCTATGGCACCCGCGTCGGCAGCAAGGGTCCGCTGATCGGTGTCCATCGCACCCTTGGCCAGGTGCTGCGCACCCGCTTTTCCGGATGGCGCGTGGGCGTCGTCACGGCCGACCGGCAACTGGCGGAGGCAACCGGGCTTGCCTTCGAGCCCATGCTGCCCCCGGTTCTGCATGGTGGCATAAGGGTCGCGCTCTATCGCACGGCACCGCTGTGATCCGCGCAATTTGAACCAAATGATAACCATGCTGCCAGCCATGCGCTGGCTGCATGCAACCAGGCGGCCGGTTCTGTCTTCACTCCCTTGCGTATTGCGTTCCGAGGGGAAGACAATGACCATCAA includes the following:
- the motA gene encoding flagellar motor stator protein MotA encodes the protein MRLIIGIIVVFGCVFGGYAAMGGHVEVLWQPFEFVIILGAAVGAFIIANGAPVLKAVPKMFGTLLKGPKYNKAAYVELLGLQFSMYKLIQQKGILGIEPHIEDPHNSTLFNAFPTFAKNHHAVEFVCDYMRMVTMGSNNVHEMDALMDEELETHHQEQERLVSAMQAIADGTPALGIVAAVLGVIKTMGAISEPPEVLGHLIGGALVGTFFGVFVAYGFFGPFAQSLKTTFEAESKYFLSLKVGLLAHIGGQPPVMAIEFARKALMSEVRPTFAEVEAATATLPATA
- the yghU gene encoding glutathione-dependent disulfide-bond oxidoreductase, which codes for MTEYVPPKVWTWDKENGGAFASTNRPIAGATHDAKLPRGAHPFQLYSLATPNGQKVTIMLEELLAAGHDAEYDAYLVNIGKGDQFGSDFVAINPNSKIPAMMDYGPAEPVRLFESGSILVYLADKFDAFLSKDPAKRAETMNWLFWQMGSAPFVGGGFGHFYAYAPVKLEYPINRYAMETKRQLDVLDRHLAEHEYVSGSDYSIADMAIFPWYGGMVLGRAYNAGEFLDVASYKNLLRWAKQVDAREPVKRGRCVNAAGGPEDEHLHERHAAADVDKVLAIRKERGTV
- a CDS encoding class I SAM-dependent RNA methyltransferase, giving the protein MITPPFSIFAVSTPGLELPLAEEIRAAGFADAQLVDGGVEFAGNWNEVWRANLVLRGATRILVRVASFRAMHLAQLDKRASKLEWEKILRRDIALHVEASCRRSRIYHAGAAAQRVANAIRDGLGTEISETAQLRIMVRIEDDLVTISIDTTGESLHKRGFKEGVAKAPMRETMAAMFLRQCGFTGTEPILDPMCGSGTFPIEAAEIAAGLLPGRQRAFAFEHLPGFDPAAWNRMRETAPPRLPAIQFYGSDRDAGAIRMATENAGRAGVSTLTRFTQASIETLEPPQGEPGLVIVNPPYGTRVGSKGPLIGVHRTLGQVLRTRFSGWRVGVVTADRQLAEATGLAFEPMLPPVLHGGIRVALYRTAPL